cttctccttcttgatGAAAGTACAAGTGCACTCGACGCTGAGAGCGAAAAGGCATTACAGGAAGGCCTGGAACGAGCCGCTAGAGGCATCACGGTCATTGCCATCACTCATCGCCTGCGCACCGTTCGCAAAGCCGATGTCATTTTTGTTGTTGAAGGAGGAACAATTGTAGAGAAGGGTCGTCACGAGGAGCTCGTGGAAAAAAGTGAAACATATAGAATTAACGCATTGCAGCAGATGCTTGGGTCATAAGGAAATGGGTATAGAATTAGAACTTCATCTCAGATAGAAACGCATACATATTTTAATTAGTCGCAGGAAGGCCGGTGCTAGGATGAAGGCGCCACTGAAATGACGTTTTGAAAGGTTATTCTCTATAGCGGCTTAAAATTTGACATGTTGCAGCAGTAGACAGCTTTTCGCAACGAGCCAAGAAGTGATGGCTGGCTACCGAtgttctttctttgttgatgatgcttgACGAGAAGTTGTACTATCCTCCGGAGGAGAATTCCTGTGCTCAAAGTAATAGCATGTAAAGAACTTGGAGCCCCTCAGCATCTTTACTGATACATGATCTTCTTAAAGATGCCAGAAACGCGAAGGGGATTCTCCATGTGAGTGAAGCCATTGGATTAGTATGCCAAGTCTTTCTTGGAGAAGGGTTGGGGACCTTCGGGTGCGTGTAGCACAAACAGGGAGTCATGTGGCATATTTATGGCACATGCAGTAGTATTTAAAAAGCATATCGGGTCGAAGTTGAGGGCCAGTCATGATGGCTTGTGTCAAGTATCAAGTTATGCAAGTCATTTTCTTTCGAGAAACCAGACCCAAGTACCCAATTGCACGGTATGAGATTCtgcgtgtacggagtacacatcGGGTTAGTTCACGAGGCACCATTACAGCCAATCGGCCTTCAACTTGACACCCCTGACTGCAACCTCAAAATACTTCTTTCCGGATGAGTATGTATAACTGGACGTTGAGAAGATATTCTGGTTCATATGCACTGCCATGTCGTCGGAGCCAGCTGACATCAACTTTAGGTGGTGGCTTGAGACATTGAGACTTGCTAGACTTCCAAGGTTCGGCAAGTCGTTCCAGTGGAACAGGCACCAGGCCCCACATGTGTAAAAGACGAGACGTCATTGGACAGTGCGCTCGCCATGCAGCGAGATGCCTCGTGCGTCTCAAGCTTTCACAAGTTCCATGTTCAcacagtacggagtgcctAGGCCGGTACTTGCTTGGGCACTCTGCGCCAACACACAGCACCTGACGGCAGAGCCGCTGCAGGCACGTCCACACTTGGTGCAACCTCCAAGTGGCCTGCGGCAACTCTGACCTGCAGCTGAGGCCAATCAACCAGACTTCTCCACCACACATGTGCAAACTAATGAGCGACTGTGGATTACGACAGCGTGCGTGGACTTTCAATGCTAACAGGACCAGCATTTCGGCTCGGGCATCTCCAGACATCCAGAGTCATCCAagtgttcaatgttgcttccGACGCCCCCCTTCGCCCTGGAGGAGCCATTGGACCTTGCGAGCTGCCACCGACTCGTGGTGTCGCGTGAACAAAGCGACCAGACCCTTTGCATTGAGTGTTGGATTCCCCTGGGCTGCACCTCTGCCTAGACTGATCTAACCATCTTGTTCACCGGCTACTGCCCAGCTTGACCACACGGTCGACCTAAAGCTCCATAATATCCTCCATGTGGCGCTAGTAGCGAAACCGCTCCGGTTACATCTTCCACCATTCCAACTACATCTCGACCCGAGAATCCCTCCTCCGTTCCTGGCACAGGCCCCGCCACTCAGATCTTTGACAACATTTGCACCTCGACTGGCCAACgtgaaggaggagggagttCGCATCTAGACCCAGAGAGCCCTGTTGTACTGCTTCCTGGCGACGGGACCGACACATACGAGCTCGCCGACTACGGCGAGATCCAGGAAAGCAAAAAGGCACACGCCGTCGAGAAACGAAGGCAGGAGAAGCGAGACCGAAAGCGCCAGTGGATTGAAACACAGGACGAGATGAAGTTCTCTCATAGCATCCAGTTCAATGCTGTTCCGGACTGGAGCAGCCACTACATTGCCTACAGCAATCTGAAGAAGCTGTGAGTAAATGTTGCAAAGTTTATCCATGTTCCCAGTCGTCTCCCACTCCTCTCATGACACAAACTCTCTGCTTACACCAAGTCTCTCCGTCATCCAGTATCTACCAGCTCGAGAAGAATGCCCACCAGTCACGAGCAGGCGGCGACTCAGAATCTCGGCCACTCATCTCCAGCGAAGAACCGACAGAGGTATTCAGCAGGGCGCTTGGCATCGAGCTCGAGAAAATATGTTCCTTTTACGTTGCCAAGGAAGGAGAGCTGTTGGATGAAGTCAACCAGCTGGTCCGAGACGTCATGGAGAGGCCATCATTAGAGAGTCCTGACCTGCGGCGAATGTCACTTGGCGAGTACAACCGTCCTCATCTGCGACCATTGAGCTCTACTGGTCTAGCCTcagacgacgacatggacgacagcggaagtgatgatgacgagacGACTGGGTTGCACAAGCCGAAGAGTAGTAGTGGTCGGCGGAGGACTATTGCCAACATTGGCCAGCATCAGGTTGATTTGGCCGCGTCCTCGGAATTTACCCGCTCTGTACGGAGGCACAGTACCGTCGAGGACTTTGGTGATCAGTCAGTCATGTTTGCTTCAGGCTTATTCTCGTCCAGcatcatgttgaagaagcgcATCGTCAGCCTCTATGTACAGCTGTGTGAGCTCAAGTCGTACGCCCAACTGAACAAGACTGGTTTCAGCAAAGTCCTGAAAAAATTCGACAAGATACTCGACAAGGAACTCAAGGGGCCATTTATGAGGGCCAACGTTGACACAGCGTACCCCTTCAAGAATGAAACCAAGAAAATCATCGAAGAGAATATTGAAAAGATGGAGGACGCTTACACTGAAGTTGTTACGGCTGGTGACCGAGAACTTGCTAAGAAGGACTTGCGGTCTCACCTGCGAGAACATGTCGTGTGGGAACGTAATACCGTGTGGAGAGACCTCATCGGTATTGAAAGGCGTGGCGAGGCGGCTAGATTTGGCCAATCTCTACTTGGCCAGGACCAGACCGCAGCGCATAAACGCCTTCAAGGTGACGATGAGGAGATCGCGGCAGCGAAACAATTCAGGACGCCTCTTGGTCGCCTCTCACTGCCTACTTGGCTAACTGACTCCTCCATGCTCACTTTGCTGGGCTGCCTGGGTGCTTTTGCAGCACTCCTTGCCATTCCCATTATGGATAAGCCTGAGGAACAAAACTGCCTGGCCATGTTGGTCTTTGTCAGTTTGCTATGGGCAACCGAAGTAAGTTATGCGCCAAGGAGCCAAATGCTCAGATCGTCACTAACGTCCTGCCTACTAGACTATTCCACTGTTCGTGACATCGCTTCTCATCCCTTTCTTATCCGTTGTGCTCCAAGTCGTTTGCGACGAAAATGGATCCAAGCGCAAACGTCTGGGTGCTAAACAGGCTACGAACGCAATCTTTGCTGCAATGTGGAGTCCAGTCATCATGTTGCTTCTTGGTGGCTTCACACTTGCGGCTGCCCTCTCCAAGTGCAAGATAGATAAGCGTCTCGCAACACTCATCCTTAGCAAGGCCGGCACGCAGCCACGGACAGTACTGGTGGCAAATATGTTTGTTGCTGCCTTTGCGTCGATGCTGATTAGCAATGTTGCTGCCCCCGTTTTGTGCTATTCCATCATCGAGGTATGTTTGCAAATGCGCATTTATAAAGGTCCTGGTTTGGGAATTCGACTAATCTGCGTCTCAGCCTATGTTGCGCACTCTACCGTCTGATTCAGACATGTCCAAGGCCGTCATAATTGGAATCGCCCTTGCCTCCAATATTGGCGGCATGCTGTCACCAATTGCATCGCCGCAGAATGTAGTTGCTATGGGCATTATGAAGCCGGAGCCGACGTGGTTGCAGTggttcttcatcgtcatccctGTTGGTGCCGtctctattttttttatatgGATGCTATTGCTTGTGACATTCCAGCCAGGCAGGGGAACCGCCATTGCGCCAATTCGGCCGGTCAAGGAACGCTTCACTGGCGTCCAGTGGTTTGTAAGCGTCGTCACGATTGTCACCATCGCTTTGTGGTGTGCAAGTCATCAGATGGATCATATTTTTGGCGATATGGGTGTAATTGCCATTATCCCCATTGTTCTTTTCTTCGGCATCGGAATCTTGACCAAGGAAGACTTCAACAACTTCCCCTGGACAATCATTATCCTGGCTGCAGGAGGCTTGTCCCTTGGCAAGGCTGTTCGATCATCCGGCTTACTCCATACCGTTGCAGAACTTGTTTCCAAAAATGTCGAGGGCATGAGTTTGTACGGCGTACTCGTCGTCTTTGCCTCACTAATCTTGGTGATTGCGACTTTCATCAGCCACACTGTCGCAGCGCTGATCTTCTTGCCCCTGGTATTTGATGTCGGCATGTCGATGGATCAGCCTCACCCCAACCTATTGGTTATGGGTGGTGTATTGATGTGCAGTGCAGCCATGGGACTTCCCACCAGCGGCTTCCCCAATATGAGTAAGTTTTTGCAGTACCATCTGGCTGTTGACCACGCGCTAATATGATGCAGCTGCTATTATGAAGGAGGATGCCACAGGGCAAAGATACCTCCGAGTCAGGCATTTTATCAGCAGAGGCATTCCCAGCAGTATTATCACTCTCGCTGTTGTCATTACTCTTGGCTATGGCATTATGCAGGTTGCAGGATTGGATTAGAAAGCGTTCTTGGGCATACTCTATATGGATACTTGAGGGTTCAGCTAGCCGCGCATAGAATTGATAACGAAAATATATATGCAATATTGAGAAGACGGAAATTTTGAGCACGCTGTTTGATTACCAGTTGATACATAGCCACATATACATACATTTTCCTTCGTCCGACATCGCTTAGAAGCCAACATCGACATTTGCACTGTGATGATGTGGAGACGAGGTGCCTTTGTGTACTGTGCGAGACCTCTCATTTCGCACTATACTTAGCGGCAAGCTGTATCTTcattgacgtcgtcggcgagtTGGGGCAACGACACCTGACATCCGGATCAAGACAACACGGCGTACACTGGAGTTTTGAGTGTCCCGCCACCGCCCTTCGTGCGCCCACCGTCGGTCCGAAATCTGCGAGCTCTTTGTGCACAGTCTAGACCTGGTAGCTGCAGGCGATGCTGAAGCTGTCGAAGCTCTGATGCACGTCATTGTATTATAGCTTGCTAAGCTTCGAGCTggctcgccggcgccatgcTCTCCGCGTTTACAGCTCGCCCGGTTATCGAGCTCCGGCAGCGAGACAAGTCAAAGATCGAGACTATTCTAGCATATGGTACAATTTCACAATATTATAGGCGTCCCGCATGGGCCAAGGATTATAGGGACAGTACAGGCTAATATCTGTTCCAGGCGACCGTATCCTCGTCGGGCTCAACAGTGGCGCTCTTCGCGTCTACAGGCTGAACGATCCTTCCTCGCACCAACAAGGCGAATCGCCATCGGCCGTCGACCAGGGAGCCTCAAATACAAGTCCCTCACAGAATGGAGGTCCGCCAGTCTCACGGCCATCGGGCAAACCGACTGACTTGCTGCGTGAAGTAGAGAAGTTCTCGACACGCGCCATCGATCAGCTTGCAATCATCAAGGAAGCCAACATTATCATCTCCCTGTCGAATTACTACGTGTCGCTGCATGACTTGCAGAATTACGACCATATAGAAACCCTCAGCCGGACGAAAAATGCTTCGTGCTTTGCCGTGACATCAAATATTATCAAAGACAAAGACACGGGGATTCCGGAAATCATCAGCCGGTTGGCAGTGGCGGTGAAGCGAAGGCTCTTGTTGTGGAATTGGCATGAAAGTGAGCTTAGCGGGGATGTTGTGGAAATTGTCCTCTCCGAAGCGATTCGATCCATTACCTGGGCCAACGCGACAAAGCTAGTATGTGGAATGAATAGCGGTTATGTGGTGGTTGATGTCGTTACTCGGGAAATTGTCGATATTGTAAGCCCAGGTGCAGTTGGTATTAACGGCCAGGGGAGTCGATTCGGAGCCGTGAGTACAGCTGGTATGGGCTACGTGGGCTTGGGAGGGTATACCCCGAAGCCTCTGGCCACAAAACTTTCGGAAGGCCAGATATTACTGGCAAAGGATGTTAATACCATGTTCGTCGATGATAGTGGCAAGCCGCTTGAAAAGCGACAAATACCGTGGACATCAACGCCGGAGACTATTGGGTATTCGTACCCGTACATTTTGGCACTACAGCCTCCTGCCAAGGGCTCTTTGGAAGTTCGCAACCCAGATACATTATCATTGATGCAGACCGTATTCCTTCCTGGAGCTGCTCAACTTCATTTCCCTCCCTCAACAGTCAGTTTAGCGCACGCAGGTAAGGGCTTCCATATCTCTAGCGATCGATGCGTGTGGAAAATGGATGCTACCGATTACGATTCCCAAGTTGCGGAACTCATCCAGAGTGGTAATTTCGACGAAGCGATTAGTGTTCTGAACATGCTGGAGGATGCACTGCTCAAGAACAAATTTGACACCTTGCGAGAGGTGAAAATGCTCAAGGCGGAAATGCTGTTTAAAAAGAGAAAGTTTCGCCAGGCAATGGATCTGATGAATGAGGACGACGTCCACGCACCCCCAGAAAGAGTTTTGCGGTTGTTTCCTCCCAAGATATCTGGGAACTTGTCACAATGGGAAGAAAGTCAACATGACGATGATGCAGATGGGGATGCAGCCAAGACCACTAATGGCGAAAGACCAGGCAGTCGCGAGGGCACTGGGGATTCTGCTGCGGCAGCAAATGTTGGGGGCTTTGCAAAGTTATTCTTGAGCGGCCATAAGAAGGCTGCTGCATCAGATGCAGTGTCAGTTCCCTCTAAGAAGGACGGAGCTGATGTGGAGGATACACACAGCGTCAAGGATGTACATGGCACTGAAGACAAGCCTCTTGAGGGTAAGGACCTCAAGAATGCTGTCTTGGAACTTAACAGCTACTTGGCTGGTACCCGAGCCAGGCTTCAACGATACATCGACCCAATTACAGGAAAGTTAAAAGACCAGGAAGATAAGAAACGGTCTATTGAGGAAGCGGCGGAGCGATTCCTGAGGACCACACAGACAGAATCAGAAAAAAAACTGGAAGAGGAACTCCGGAATACGTTCCGCTTGGTCGACACGACCCTTTTCAGAGCCTACATGTTCTCACAACCTTCGTTGGCGGGCTCGCTGTTCCGAATACCGAATTTCTGCGACCCAGAGGTGGTGAACGAAGCATTGCTGGAGCATAATAGATATACCGAACTGATTG
The DNA window shown above is from Metarhizium brunneum chromosome 1, complete sequence and carries:
- the vam6 gene encoding Vacuolar morphogenesis protein 6 — translated: MLSAFTARPVIELRQRDKSKIETILAYGDRILVGLNSGALRVYRLNDPSSHQQGESPSAVDQGASNTSPSQNGGPPVSRPSGKPTDLLREVEKFSTRAIDQLAIIKEANIIISLSNYYVSLHDLQNYDHIETLSRTKNASCFAVTSNIIKDKDTGIPEIISRLAVAVKRRLLLWNWHESELSGDVVEIVLSEAIRSITWANATKLVCGMNSGYVVVDVVTREIVDIVSPGAVGINGQGSRFGAVSTAGMGYVGLGGYTPKPLATKLSEGQILLAKDVNTMFVDDSGKPLEKRQIPWTSTPETIGYSYPYILALQPPAKGSLEVRNPDTLSLMQTVFLPGAAQLHFPPSTVSLAHAGKGFHISSDRCVWKMDATDYDSQVAELIQSGNFDEAISVLNMLEDALLKNKFDTLREVKMLKAEMLFKKRKFRQAMDLMNEDDVHAPPERVLRLFPPKISGNLSQWEESQHDDDADGDAAKTTNGERPGSREGTGDSAAAANVGGFAKLFLSGHKKAAASDAVSVPSKKDGADVEDTHSVKDVHGTEDKPLEGKDLKNAVLELNSYLAGTRARLQRYIDPITGKLKDQEDKKRSIEEAAERFLRTTQTESEKKLEEELRNTFRLVDTTLFRAYMFSQPSLAGSLFRIPNFCDPEVVNEALLEHNRYTELIDFFYGKKLHKQALGLLHRFGSPMKSDEAAPSLHGPDRTIQYLKNLPPSEMDLIVEHAGWALKSNPTYGMEIFTGDTENAETLPRDRVMVFLRTVDAQLERQYLEHIINELDDTTHDFHNRLVELYVKSLGGMKRGEEWDETMTKFVAFLRDSRQVYSLTKALGMIPKDDPSFYEAQAVILSNMGQHRKSLEIYVFKMRDYAKAEEYCNRVYKSQDTTQSSPLNSKDNASIDTDDSTQSIYHILLSLYLKPPSPHAVQLEPALDLLSKHGSRLPATSTLSLIPDDLPVNSLESYFRGRIRSANSLVNESRIVAGLRKAEQIAIAARLNIGDSEINGQGGRNRHVTITDERHCFVCHKKLGGGMRFGGSVVAVLPDNTVVHYGCLNRALGQKKADG